One part of the Eulemur rufifrons isolate Redbay chromosome 16, OSU_ERuf_1, whole genome shotgun sequence genome encodes these proteins:
- the LOC138396322 gene encoding DNA dC->dU-editing enzyme APOBEC-3F-like produces MMRMYPKTFNYHFENEPVLSYRNDTWLCFEVETKNAPASFRCGVFRNQVLLNSVCHTEERFLSWFHGMLSSDQDYHVTWYASWSPCADCAGLVADFLATHTNVSLTIFVARLYYGWDPEHRLGLRRMNKEGAEVLIMNYKEFQYCWDNFVYNYGRPWLLCWGRLDENYQFLVTKLEEILRSPLERIDQRKFNIHFQNVQWAYGRKSTWLCFEVETNKDSNSPVPLCSGVFRNQGDSKTACHAEDCFLTWFHDMLSSDQDYRVTWYASWSPCSECAGLVADFLATHTNVSLTIFAARLYYGQDPDYQQGLRRLNKEGVKVRIMNYKEFKHCWKKFVHNQGKPFQPWDGLNENHQLLDTQLQEILSGEASRKKLWVQKFAPEM; encoded by the exons ATGATGAGAATGTACCCCAAAACATTCAACTACCACTTTGAAAATGAACCCGTCCTCTCTTACCGGAACGACACCTGGCTGTGCTTCGAGGTGGAAACTAAGAACGCACCTGCTTCCTTCCGCTGCGGGGTCTTCCGAAACCAG GTCCTTCTCAATTCTGTTTGCCACACAGAAGAGCGCTTCCTGTCTTGGTTCCATGGCATGCTGTCCTCTGACCAGGACTACCACGTCACCTGGTACGCATCCTGGAGTCCCTGTGCCGACTGTGCGGGTCTCGTGGCAGACTTTCTGGCCACGCACACGAACGTGAGCCTGACCATATTTGTTGCCCGCCTCTACTACGGCTGGGACCCAGAACACCGGCTTGGGCTTCGCAGGATGAATAAGGAAGGGGCCGAGGTGCTCATCATGAATTATAAAG AATTTCAATACTGTTGGGACAACTTCGTGTATAACTACGGAAGGCCTTGGCTCCTGTGTTGGGGCAGACTGGATGAAAATTATCAGTTCCTGGTCACCAAACTGGAGGAGATCCTCAG AAGCCCTTTGGAGAGGATAGATCaaagaaaattcaacatccaCTTTCAAAACGTACAATGGGCTTATGGTCGAAAAAGCACCTGGCTGTGCTTCGAGGTGGAAACAAACAAGGACAGCAACTCACCTGTCCCCTTGTGCAGCGGGGTCTTCCGAAACCAG ggCGATTCTAAGACTGCTTGCCATGCAGAGGACTGCTTCCTGACTTGGTTCCACGACATGCTGTCCTCTGACCAGGACTACCGGGTCACCTGGTACGCGTCCTGGAGTCCCTGCTCCGAGTGCGCGGGTCTCGTGGCTGACTTTCTGGCCACGCACACGAACGTGAGCCTGACCATATTTGCTGCCCGCCTCTACTATGGCCAGGACCCAGATTACCAGCAGGGGCTTCGCAGGTTGAATAAGGAAGGGGTCAAGGTGCGCATCATGAATTATAAAG AATTTAAACACTGCTGGAAAAAGTTTGTGCACAACCAAGGAAAGCCGTTCCAGCCTTGGGATGGATTGAATGAAAATCATCAATTACTGGACACCCAGCTGCAGGAGATCCTCAG TGGAGAAGCCAGCAGGAAGAAGCTCTGGGTACAGAAGTTTGCTCCAGAAATGTGA